The Desmonostoc muscorum LEGE 12446 genome includes a region encoding these proteins:
- a CDS encoding DUF3146 family protein: MSAKRLPETIAHVKITRQSWQHGFLEGEVSAGEFEWHFQWHFRRGELAVKPSQGRALIKEPLGRFLEKQDYQLEPGGDYAFTIRAEL, encoded by the coding sequence GTGAGTGCCAAACGTCTGCCAGAAACCATTGCCCATGTCAAAATTACCCGCCAATCCTGGCAACACGGCTTCCTTGAGGGTGAAGTGAGTGCAGGTGAGTTTGAGTGGCATTTCCAGTGGCATTTTCGCAGGGGAGAACTTGCCGTCAAGCCCTCCCAAGGTCGCGCCTTAATTAAAGAACCCCTCGGTCGATTTTTGGAGAAACAAGATTATCAACTAGAGCCTGGAGGAGACTATGCTTTTACTATTCGGGCGGAACTCTAG
- the hisB gene encoding imidazoleglycerol-phosphate dehydratase HisB, with amino-acid sequence MQITKVNSNHDQLTKTPRIATVHRTTGETDVQVTINLDGTGKCTAATGIPFLDHMLHQIASHGLIDLDIQAKGDWEIDDHHTNEDVGITLGQALNQALGDKKGIARFGNFLAPLDEALVQVVLDFSGRPHLSYGLQIPTQRVGTYDTQLVREFFVALVNHSQMTLHIRQLDGINSHHIIEATFKAFARATRLAVEIDPRRAGVIPSSKGVL; translated from the coding sequence ATGCAAATCACCAAAGTTAATTCAAACCACGATCAGTTAACTAAAACCCCTCGGATTGCCACCGTTCATCGCACCACGGGGGAAACTGATGTCCAAGTCACCATCAATCTTGATGGAACAGGAAAATGCACAGCAGCAACAGGCATTCCGTTTTTGGATCACATGTTGCATCAAATAGCCTCCCACGGATTGATTGATTTAGATATCCAAGCTAAGGGAGACTGGGAAATTGATGACCACCATACCAACGAAGATGTAGGCATTACCTTAGGGCAAGCTTTAAACCAAGCGCTAGGGGACAAGAAAGGTATTGCCCGCTTTGGTAATTTCCTTGCACCATTGGACGAAGCTTTAGTTCAGGTAGTGCTAGACTTTTCCGGACGCCCTCACCTCAGCTACGGTTTACAAATTCCTACCCAGCGCGTAGGAACTTATGACACCCAGTTGGTGCGCGAATTCTTTGTGGCATTGGTGAACCATAGCCAAATGACACTGCACATTCGACAACTGGATGGTATTAACTCCCATCACATTATTGAAGCGACATTTAAGGCGTTTGCGAGGGCAACGCGCTTAGCAGTGGAAATAGACCCTCGTCGTGCTGGCGTGATTCCCAGTTCCAAAGGCGTTCTGTGA
- the ntcA gene encoding global nitrogen regulator NtcA yields the protein MIVAQDKALANVFRQMATGAFPPVVETFERNKTIFFPGDPAERVYFLLKGAVKLSRVYEAGEEITVALLRENSVFGVLSLLTGNKSDRFYHAVAFTPVELLSAPIEQVEQALKENPELSMLMLRGLSSRILQTEMMIETLAHRDMGSRLVSFLLILCRDFGVPCADGITIDLKLSHQAIAEAIGSTRVTVTRLLGDLREKKMISIHKKKITVHKPVTLSRQFT from the coding sequence ATGATCGTGGCACAAGATAAAGCCCTAGCAAATGTTTTTCGTCAGATGGCGACCGGGGCGTTTCCGCCAGTTGTGGAAACGTTTGAACGCAATAAAACGATCTTTTTTCCTGGCGATCCTGCCGAACGAGTTTATTTTCTTTTAAAAGGTGCTGTTAAACTTTCCAGGGTGTACGAGGCAGGAGAGGAAATAACGGTAGCGCTATTGCGGGAAAATAGTGTTTTTGGTGTATTGTCATTGCTGACAGGAAATAAATCGGATAGGTTTTACCATGCGGTTGCATTTACCCCTGTGGAATTACTGTCAGCACCAATTGAACAAGTCGAGCAAGCACTCAAGGAAAATCCAGAATTATCAATGTTAATGCTGCGGGGTCTGTCTTCGCGAATTTTACAGACAGAGATGATGATTGAAACTCTTGCTCACCGAGATATGGGTTCTAGGTTGGTGAGTTTTCTATTAATTCTTTGTCGTGATTTTGGAGTTCCCTGTGCTGATGGGATCACAATTGATTTGAAATTGTCTCATCAAGCGATCGCTGAAGCAATTGGTTCGACTCGTGTTACAGTTACTAGGCTACTAGGGGATTTGCGTGAAAAAAAGATGATTTCTATCCACAAGAAGAAGATTACTGTGCATAAACCCGTTACTTTAAGTCGCCAGTTCACATAA
- a CDS encoding pre-16S rRNA-processing nuclease YqgF: protein MTFREFSPTQPVILGFDPGRDKCGLAVMGLDRQLYYHEVVLAKEAIATIETLRQRFPVSLMVMGNQTTAKQWKQQLYQQLSEPLNIILVDERYTTLEARDRYWQMYPPKGFIKLLPKGMRQPPRPIDDIVAILLIERYLNRLTESTVRSEE from the coding sequence ATGACTTTCCGGGAATTTTCACCGACACAGCCAGTGATTTTGGGCTTCGATCCAGGTCGAGATAAGTGTGGTTTAGCAGTGATGGGACTGGATCGGCAACTATATTATCATGAAGTCGTGCTGGCAAAAGAGGCGATCGCTACCATTGAGACACTGCGGCAAAGGTTTCCTGTCTCCTTAATGGTGATGGGCAACCAAACAACAGCCAAACAGTGGAAACAGCAACTATATCAACAATTATCAGAACCGCTAAATATCATTTTAGTAGATGAGCGCTACACAACCCTAGAAGCACGCGATCGCTATTGGCAAATGTATCCACCCAAAGGCTTCATAAAACTATTGCCAAAGGGTATGCGACAGCCTCCAAGACCGATAGATGACATTGTTGCCATTCTGTTAATCGAAAGATACTTAAATCGCCTCACTGAATCAACAGTGAGGAGTGAGGAGTGA
- a CDS encoding DUF3084 domain-containing protein codes for MTTGYILIAAILILGGVIATVGDRIGTRVGKARLSLFNLRPKNTAVVVTIFTGGLISASTLGILFAADDKLRQGVFELEDIQTDLRQKREQLKVAETQKSQVETELNQARIAQTKAQQDLQAINQSLQAANAKQRETQAQLNRTIQQQAQTQTQLQRTQGQLDRVVSQYQKAIAELQSVYNQRKELQAAVELLKTERQRLYAEAKKAIDEAKTAIEKRDRELANRQQGIEARDRKIAQLDQLIQDRNLEITAREQVIAKRESRLKELEAQQEQLEQEVARLEKYYQSYQDLRLGKLALFRGQVLAAAVIRVTQPPAARQAVVQLLQQANRNANLELSEPGANSANVELVRVTQERVEQLSKQIGDGREYVVRIFSAGNYVRGEKQIEFFTDIARNELVFSGGAQLATTTADPKTMTSYQLQQRLELLISASQFRARNAGIVENVQVDGTFLRFVTQLRQYNRALEIKAIAAEDTYTAGPLRVKLVAIVNGQIIFST; via the coding sequence ATGACCACCGGATACATCCTCATCGCAGCAATTTTAATTTTGGGAGGCGTAATTGCAACCGTGGGCGATCGCATCGGCACACGAGTTGGCAAAGCCCGCCTCTCACTTTTTAACCTCCGTCCGAAAAATACCGCTGTAGTAGTAACTATTTTTACTGGTGGTTTGATTTCAGCATCAACCTTAGGGATTTTATTCGCTGCCGATGATAAATTGCGGCAGGGAGTCTTTGAGTTAGAAGATATTCAAACAGACCTCAGGCAAAAGCGGGAACAGCTAAAAGTCGCAGAAACCCAGAAAAGTCAGGTAGAGACTGAGCTAAATCAAGCAAGAATTGCCCAAACAAAGGCACAACAAGACTTACAAGCAATTAATCAGTCCTTGCAGGCGGCGAATGCCAAGCAAAGGGAAACCCAAGCCCAACTCAACCGCACCATTCAGCAGCAAGCCCAAACCCAGACTCAACTTCAACGCACTCAAGGGCAACTAGATCGAGTTGTCAGTCAGTACCAAAAAGCCATAGCTGAACTGCAAAGCGTCTACAACCAGAGAAAAGAACTACAGGCAGCAGTTGAACTACTAAAAACAGAACGTCAACGACTATATGCTGAGGCGAAAAAAGCCATTGACGAAGCCAAAACAGCTATCGAAAAACGCGATCGCGAACTTGCCAACCGCCAACAAGGGATAGAAGCACGCGATCGCAAAATTGCCCAACTCGATCAATTGATTCAAGACCGTAATTTAGAAATTACGGCTAGAGAGCAAGTGATTGCTAAACGAGAATCTCGCCTCAAAGAATTGGAAGCACAACAGGAGCAGCTAGAACAGGAAGTTGCAAGGCTGGAAAAATATTATCAGTCCTACCAAGACCTGCGTCTAGGAAAACTAGCCTTATTTCGCGGTCAAGTTCTCGCCGCTGCTGTAATTCGTGTTACCCAACCTCCTGCGGCTCGTCAGGCGGTGGTACAACTTTTACAACAAGCCAATCGTAACGCCAACCTAGAATTAAGCGAGCCTGGTGCAAATTCTGCAAATGTAGAGCTTGTGCGCGTGACTCAAGAAAGGGTTGAGCAACTGAGCAAGCAAATTGGGGATGGTCGAGAATATGTTGTGCGAATTTTCTCAGCGGGTAATTATGTCAGGGGAGAAAAGCAAATAGAATTTTTTACCGACATAGCCCGCAATGAACTGGTTTTTTCTGGAGGCGCCCAGTTAGCCACAACTACTGCTGACCCCAAAACCATGACATCCTATCAGTTGCAGCAGCGATTAGAACTACTCATTTCTGCTTCCCAATTTCGTGCCCGTAATGCTGGAATTGTTGAAAATGTCCAAGTAGATGGCACTTTTCTGCGTTTTGTCACCCAACTAAGGCAGTACAATAGGGCATTGGAAATTAAAGCGATCGCCGCAGAGGACACTTATACAGCTGGCCCGTTGAGGGTGAAGCTAGTAGCAATAGTCAACGGACAAATTATTTTTAGCACTTAA
- the fabI gene encoding enoyl-ACP reductase FabI: MLNLTGKNALVTGIANNRSIAWGIAQQLHKAGANLGITYLPDERGKMETKVAELVQPLNPSLFLPCNVQNDEQIQSTFETVREKWGKLDILIHCLAFANKEDLTGDFSQTSRSGFKTALEISTYSLVQLSGAAKPLMTEGGSIVTLTYLGGVKAIPNYNVMGVAKAGLEMSVRYLAAELGPQNIRVNAISAGPIRTLASSAVGGILDMIHHVEQVAPLRRTVTQLEVGNTAAFLCSDLSSGITGQVLYVDAGYEIMGM; this comes from the coding sequence ATGCTGAATCTGACCGGAAAAAATGCTTTGGTTACAGGTATTGCCAATAATCGCTCCATCGCCTGGGGCATTGCCCAACAACTACACAAAGCAGGAGCTAATCTGGGAATTACGTATCTGCCGGATGAACGCGGCAAAATGGAGACAAAAGTTGCCGAATTAGTCCAACCCCTCAACCCCAGCTTATTTCTTCCCTGCAATGTCCAAAACGACGAACAAATTCAATCTACCTTTGAAACAGTACGCGAGAAGTGGGGAAAGCTAGACATCCTAATTCATTGTCTTGCCTTTGCCAACAAAGAGGATTTGACCGGAGATTTTAGCCAAACCTCTCGTTCTGGCTTCAAAACTGCTTTAGAGATTAGTACCTATTCGCTGGTGCAATTAAGTGGTGCAGCTAAACCCTTGATGACAGAGGGAGGTAGTATCGTCACCCTGACATATTTAGGCGGTGTCAAGGCAATCCCTAACTATAACGTTATGGGAGTTGCCAAAGCGGGATTAGAAATGAGTGTCCGTTACCTGGCTGCTGAACTAGGACCGCAAAATATCCGCGTCAATGCCATATCCGCAGGTCCCATCCGCACTTTGGCATCTTCAGCGGTGGGCGGAATATTGGATATGATTCATCATGTAGAGCAAGTAGCTCCCCTACGACGCACAGTCACTCAGCTGGAAGTGGGCAACACTGCGGCTTTTTTATGTAGTGATTTGTCCAGCGGCATCACCGGACAAGTTCTGTATGTAGATGCAGGATATGAAATTATGGGAATGTAG
- a CDS encoding ABC transporter ATP-binding protein, whose protein sequence is MKSVADDPDSQLNMTNTLPVVVTSELRKAYRTGFWLNQKVVSLKSCSLKVYQGETFGLLGPNGAGKTTLLKLLLGIICPTGGQGLLLGKPLGDRNVKQYVGYLPENPYLYDYLTGWEFLQLAAGLFQIPEDVQRRRIPQLLELVGLSQADARKKLLRRYSKGMLQRVGMAQALINEPELVFLDEPMSGLDPLGRYQMREIILALKAAGKTIFFNSHILSEVEQICDRIAILAQGELICSGSLNELLGVNNTYHVKGQGGDWEILKKWIPALIFEPDGSWQGTLQDDYYDFLASVRLMEGKIIAMNLSRKSLEEFFIQQIQTKNNSLN, encoded by the coding sequence ATGAAGTCTGTTGCAGATGACCCTGATTCTCAACTGAATATGACAAACACTTTGCCAGTAGTCGTAACTTCTGAGTTGCGAAAAGCTTATCGTACTGGTTTTTGGCTAAATCAAAAAGTCGTATCTCTTAAAAGCTGTTCTTTAAAAGTTTATCAAGGCGAAACCTTTGGCTTGCTAGGACCAAACGGTGCTGGTAAAACTACCCTTTTAAAACTATTGCTGGGGATAATTTGTCCAACTGGTGGACAGGGATTATTGTTGGGTAAGCCACTTGGCGATCGCAATGTTAAGCAATACGTGGGCTACTTACCTGAAAATCCTTATTTGTATGACTATCTCACCGGCTGGGAGTTTTTGCAGTTAGCAGCTGGGCTATTCCAAATTCCTGAGGATGTGCAACGCCGACGCATTCCTCAACTGCTGGAATTAGTAGGTTTATCCCAAGCTGATGCCCGCAAAAAGCTGCTGCGCCGGTACTCCAAAGGAATGTTACAGCGTGTTGGCATGGCACAGGCGCTAATTAACGAGCCAGAATTGGTTTTTCTGGATGAACCGATGTCTGGTCTCGATCCTCTGGGACGCTACCAAATGCGGGAAATTATTCTGGCTCTAAAAGCCGCTGGCAAGACGATTTTTTTCAACAGCCACATTCTCAGTGAAGTGGAACAGATTTGCGATCGCATTGCCATCCTCGCTCAAGGTGAATTAATTTGCTCTGGTTCCCTAAATGAACTTTTAGGTGTAAACAACACATATCACGTTAAAGGTCAAGGTGGTGACTGGGAAATTCTCAAAAAATGGATACCTGCTCTGATATTTGAGCCTGATGGTTCCTGGCAAGGTACACTACAGGATGATTACTATGATTTTCTCGCTAGTGTTCGTCTGATGGAGGGTAAAATTATTGCCATGAACTTGTCCCGTAAGTCCCTAGAAGAGTTTTTTATTCAACAAATCCAAACAAAAAATAACTCCCTTAATTAA